A window of Pirellulales bacterium genomic DNA:
GCGAGGCGGTTCTGCAAGGGGCGGAGCGCCGCCTGCGGCCGGTGATGATGACCGCGCTGACGGCGATTTTCGGCCTGTTGCCGGCGGCCGTCTCGACCAAAATCGGCGCTCAGAACCAGAAGCCGCTGGCCATCGTGGTGGTGGGCAGCATGATCACGACGTTGTTTCTGACCCGCTACCTGATGCCGGTTCTGTACAGCTTTTACGGCGAGCGTCAGCCGCCCGAAGACGCCGGCGGAATGGCGCATTGAGATGATACTTCACGTGGCCGAGAGTGAGACGTTTTGCCGCGAGGAAAAAGTGGTGGCTGGGGCAGAAGCGGGCCGGGTCGCGGGTCAGGCCGCACGCGACAAGCCGAGCAACCGGCGCAGCGGGGCGCTGAGCGGCAGCCGACTCACGCCATCTTCGCGCGCCAGCGCGGTCAGCACAATTTGCAGCCGCTCTTGGACGCTCAGCGCAAGATCGAGAAACAGGTGCTTTCGTCCCATGATCTCGCAATCGCCGCCCGCCCCGTCCAGCCATTCTTGCCGCACGCGGTAACCAAGTGCGCGGGCCGCCCCAAGCGCCTCCTCCAATAACTCGACTGTGTGCATCCCAGCTTCTCCAAATGACCTGCATGAGGCAGCAGGCTTCGGGCATGCTGTGCAGACTTTGCCGCGTACCTCACGCCCGACGCCTGACGCCTGACGCCTCAAACGGTGGGCCGGCGCTCGCAAGCTCGCTGGTCCCACCCTACGTCTCCCCTCGCTCCCTCCCAAAAACCGGCGGCGGATTATAGGTCAGCAAGCTACAGTTGCCCAGCCGACTGCGACGATTCCTTAGAAAGCCATTCCAGGGAGGTGCCTCATGTCGATCGGCGGTGACGAAGCGGACTTGCGCGAGCAGGTGACCAAGCTTAAAGAGCAGCTTGCCCATGCCCAGCGGCTGACGGCGCTGGGCGAGTTGGTGAGCACCACCACGCACGAATTCAACAACGTGTTGATGACCATCATCAACTACGCCAAGCTCGGCCTGCGCCATAAGGACGCCGCCACCCACCAGAAGGCCTTCGACAAAATCCTGCAGGCCGGCAACCGCGCCGCCCGCATCACCAACGGCATCCTCGGATTCGCCCGAAACCGCTCCGGCAGCCCCGAGCCGACGGACATGGCCAAGCTGGTCGACGACACGCTGTTGCTGCTGGAACGCGAAATGGCGAAGTACCGTGTGGCGGTCGAGCGGCAAATCGACGAGGTGCCGCGGGCCCGCGCCAACCCGAACCAGATTCAGCAGGTGCTGGTCAACCTGCTGATCAACGCCCGTCAGGCGATGCCCCAGGGCGGCCGCGTGCTGGTGCGGTTGGCTTATGATCGCGAGGCCGACATGGTTGACTTGGCCGTGCGCGACAGCGGTTGCGGCATACCGCCCGACGTATTGCCCAGGATATTCGAACCGTTTTACACGACCAAGCGCGGCCCCGACGCCAGCGGCAAAGGCGGCACGGGCCTGGGGCTTTCGGCCTGCCGCGACATTGTGGAGGCCCACCAGGGACGAATCCGCGTGGAGAGCGCCGTCGGCAAGGGGACGGCCTTCACCATCAAGCTGCCGGCCGCCCGTGCGGTTACGGCGGCCCCGGTGGCGTTGCCGCATATAACCGCGGGCCGCGCAGAAACCACGGCGGCTGGAGTCCCAACCGCACAAACAACTGGTTGATCATCTTCTGCTCCAGGTTCGGGTCGCGACCCTGGGGAATCCAGCCGGTGACGGTCGGCTGCTGTCCCACGGGCATTTTCACATGCCGCTGCGAGGTTTCGTTCCGCAGCACGCCCGATCCGGCCGTGGCAAAGAGCGGTTTGGGCACGTCTTCCAGTTCCTTGAAGACGGTCACCTGCACGTTGAAGCCGCCTTCGACCGGAGATATCAGCACATTGGCTTTGCGGCGGTAAGACTGGAAGGTGCTCTCCAGCTTGTCGTAGAAGGTCACGGTGTCGCTGAGCCACGGCTCGGCCAGCGTGGAGCTGGCTTCGGGCCAGGTCCGAATCTCGCCGACCGTCAACGTGTTGTCGATCAGCCGCACACGCTCTTCGCGTTCGATGCGAAAATGGTCGTCGACCACATCGACCAGGGCATTGAAAACGATTTCGGGGTCGGGGACCGGCACGAAAACCGGGTTGGGATGCCGTACCAGCAGCCAGGGCGTGCCGCAGCCGAGGCAGGGCAGCAGCAGCGCGAGCCAGGCGATGTAAAGCGAGCGACCCACCGGGGACCGTTCGAGGGTTGAGGTGGCAAAGACGTGCGGAGAGCAAGGGTGGGTAGTGTGGCAAGAAGCATCGTCCGTTGCAAGACGAACTTGTGCGATTGCGGTTAGCTGGGTAAAGTGCGTTGCGAATCCGGCAGCAGCAGGCATGCCAGCCACGGGCCGAACTCGATCCAGGTCACAAACGGCAAGGCCCACGTCCAGTACCAGGGATTTTGGGTGGGCGACAAGAGCCAAAAAACCAAGCCAAGGTATGAAATGCGGCCCGCAACCACGTCGATGCGTTTGGCTCGGCGGCCGCGCGCCAAGCCAGCGTCAGGGCCATGAGAACGAAGGCCAGGCTCGTCGCGACGCGGACCAGCAGAAAGGCGCTCGTCTTGGGCGAAACGTCGAGCCGCTGCGCGAGTGGCGAGACAAGCCGCTGCCGCCAACTCTCCGGCAGAAGGGCGAACCAAGGCCGCTCGGCGGCGGGCGTTTCGGCGAGCGGCTTGACGTTTTCGATCAACAGCATGAATAGAAAGTCGTTCATCTCCCGACGGCCCAGGAAGGCTTGCAGTCCGCGGCTGGGGGCTTGCGGCGCCAAGGCGGCGTCACCGGCCGGCAAAGGTGGTAGATCGTCTTGTGATTCGGTCGACAGCGCGGGTGGTGGGGCCACGGTGCGTGGAAGCATCGGCCAAAGGACCGCCGTGGTGCAGCCGGCGAGCAGAATGCCGGAGCGAAGTCCCTCGCGCCAACCGCGACGGCGGGCGATGGCGACGAGAAACAGCGGCGCCAGAATAATCGGATAGAGTTTCGCCCCCTCCGCCAGGGAAAGGCACACCACGGCGCACACCAAATATCCCCGTCGTCGTCGTTCGCTCACATGTTCATCAAGCAGGGCATGAACCGCCGCACACACGGCGGCCGTGGTCAGGCAAACGGCGATTGCATCGAGGTGCCCGCTGTTGGCAAATTCCTTCATCACGAGGGGACACCAGGCGTAGGCCAACGACCAACCGACATGCCGACGCGCCTGCCGTAACAGGGTCATCACGAGTGAAAGAGTGGCTAGGTCAAAGACCAGCAAAAGCGCCTTGATCGAGAGAAGGTGCCTGGCCACGGTCTCCTGATCCTGCAAGAGCTTGAGGGTGGTGGTCAGCACGAACGCGAAGTTCTGGCTGTGGTGAATGGCCTTGGCGATCGCCAACCACACCAGATTCACCAGATTCAAAGCGCTGCGGCCGATGCGCACGTCCGCTCGACGCGCGGCTTCGGTAAATACCTCGGCCGTGAGCTGCTTGCCAAACGCACGGACATCGTGTTGACGAATGTCGTTCCATACTTTATCCCTGAGTTCATCCTTGAACACGTTCGAGCCCTCCTGGCTAAGTTGTTGTGGAAAAATAAATTAGGCCAGCGAGGGCTTTTTCAAGTCAAGACCAGGCTTACTGCCATTGGGGCAAGCCCGGACGGTGGCGGAGCGGAACAAATCTCGCCGCAGGTCATTGACCGTCTGCCAGCAATACGAAGCGGCATCGCCCAAAAATTCCACCGCAGGCTCTTTGGTTCTCCTTTTTCCGCTGAAGGTGATGTTGGCCACGCGGGCCAACAATTCCCGCATCCGCCTGATGGTTAGACGCTCTTCCTCGCTAAAAAGTTCCACATTTTCTGCCGCGCGATCTTCCCGCTGCGGGCCATACGGGCGGGCGAGGGACCAAAAGCGTTTGCACGACGCTCCCCAACGGTGTACGATCGAACTAACTATTTGGGCTTCGTGGCGCCGTGGGTTCGCCTTGCTCGGTGGCGGGCCCACGTGGCGGTTCGCTGCTTGACGGGTTGAACTGGCCTGTGGCGAATCGAGAACCTCTCGACGGTCAAAAGAACCTGATCGCGGATCGGCGATGTCGGAATTGATCGGAACGCGAGGATCCAGGCATGAATGCGGAGATTTGTGCTCAGGCGATTTTAGAGTTGCGGTGCTGCACGACACGAGGCTAAACGGTGGTCGTTATGAAACACTACCTGATCGGCGGAATCGTAGTCGGCGGCGTCATTGGGGCCGCGTTTCTTATCATTCGCGGCGAATCGGAGAAAATGCGCGAAACGATCCGCGACGCTGCGCGTGAGACGCGAGAAGATTTGGCGCATGACGCGGTTAAAGAAGGAATTGAAGGCGCGGCCGACGCGGTGCATGAGAAGATCGCTGAGAAGGCGACGCTCGCCAAGCCGGAAGAAGTGGTCGCAGGTGTTTTCGACGTGTTCCATGGCGCCACGAAGGCGGCTGACGAGTTGGGGCTGAAGATCATCGGCCTCGATACCGACGAGGAAAATCAATGGGGCGACAAGCTCGCCGAGGCGATGCGGGCCAACTCGAAGCTGCTCGAAGATCCGCGGGCGCTCGAGCGCATCGAGCGGACCGCGGCGCCCCTCATCAAACAATGCCGTCGCAGCCGCATCAGGTACACGTTCGCCGTGCTTGACGATCCCGAAATCAACGCCTGCTCCATTCTCGGCGGGCATGTCTTCGTCAACAGGGGCTTGCTTGAGTTCGCCGTCGGCGACGCTGAACTGCAGTTTGTGCTGGGTCATGAAATCGCCCATGTCGAGCTCAAGCACTGCGTAAAGAGGATGAGCTACGCGGCCCGTGCCACGCAACTTGCCTCGGTGACCGCGGGAAACTTGGTGGCGATTCTTCACGCGCTTGTGTCAGCCGGTTATTCCGAAGACGAGGAGTTCGCCGCCGATGAATGGAGTGCGCGCGGCATGACGTCGGTTGGTCGCAGTGCTGATGAGATTCTGTCGTTCATCAGGCGATTTAACCGGTTCTGCGACGACCACGGACTCGAAACGAGACCGTCAGCGAAGCCCGAAACCGTGCTTGCGACGGTAAATCGCGAGCTTGGCGATCATTTCCGCACGCATCCACCGGGCCGCGAACGATTGCGCCGATTAGAGCTGCTCACCAGGAGCGGTAAGTAGCGGATCTCAAGGAAGCATTTTCCAAGGCAATTACAGTTAGCTGGCCCTACTTGCCGCGAGGCTTGGCACTGCCGTTGACGACCAGCGCGAGCGCGTCCACAACCAAGCCCTGCCGTTTGTGGATGCCGATGACCGGCGCTCCATCGCCAGTCAGCGTGTATTCTAGACCCAATGCGGGGTACCCCATCCACTCGCTCACGTAAGAATCGTTCTTGTCGAGCGATCCTCCGTCTTGGATGCGCATGAAGACCAATTGCAGTGCGTTCACATACTTTCGTGAGCTTACGTGTACGGCGCCCACCGCGTAGCCCTCGCGGGCGATGGCTCCGTAAATGTAGGTGTTCGGCCGCTCGAATGAGAAAATCGGCAGCAACTGGCCGATACACTTCTCCCCGAATTCGCCCGGCGCACACTCGACCCCAACCAGGAATCCGGCATCCGTGACCAGGCGCTGCGCACCGCCGCCCATGCTGTTGCCCGCGAAAGCGGTGTCTTGGCCCAAGTTGTCCTTGGCGAATGGATTGAAAAGCCTATTACGGTTTCGCGCGGGTTTAGCACGCGCGGCTGCCACCTTCTCCGGTTTCGACGACGCTTTTCGGGCCGCCCTCTCCAACGATGGCCAACTTCCTGGCGGCTCGATGGTCGTCTCGCGACGTTGCGCCTGTCGGGCCCGTTCGGCTGCCTGAGCCTTTACCTCTGCCCTCATTCGCTCGAAGATATCGTCGACCTGCTCGTCATTCGGAAAACCTGGTACGGCTTGCGGAGGGGCAGGCGAGATCGGTTCGGCGGTTGCCTGGGGCCCGGAAGACGGTTGGGCACCTATCGAGGGCGACTGGTCTACGCTCACGTAAGGTTGAACCGGACTAACGCTGGGGCTGGACGGCGCGGGTCCGCGATTTCCAGGCTGCCCGGACGGGTAAGGTCCGCTGGCGATCAACACCGTGCCAGCCCGCGACGAGTCGACGTCGCCCACTGTGGCCTGAGAATCTGAATCGGGCGATCGGCCGGAGAAAGCAACACCCAAGAGCGCGATTGGCACGCAGCACCCGAGCAGCACAAACCAAACCCAGATTGGCGGCATGCCGAGTCGGGGCCGCGCCGCCGGTCGGAGCGGACCGGTCCCAGCGGGGACCGCCGCAACGGGGGCCGCCCACGCCGCAGTCGCGCTGGAGAACGGCCTACGTTCGGGCCCGGCCACTTGCGTTTGGCCGGCGAAGCGGCGAGCGGTGTCGGCGGGCGCCGCAACGGGCCGCGACGCAATCGGTGGCCGACCGGGCGGCTGGTCGGCCGCCTTGGCCGGACGCAACGGAGGGACGAACTCGTCGTTGCGCCGCTCGGCGTCGTAGCGCGAGCGTTTCAGCGGGTCGAGGAGGCAAAGCTTGGCCGCCGCGATTTCATTCAGCAGGCGGGTCGCTTCCGCGCCATACTTTCCGGTCTGGAAATTTCGCACGTAGGCGCTTTGACGCACCACCGCGGCGTTAATGACCTCCGTGTCCCGCTCGTCGGGCGAGATCCCAAGCAACTGGTAATGCGTTGGGGGACGTCGTCCCTCGGGGATACCCAGCCATTTGCGATACGGATCGAACATCGAAGCTCCACCCTTCAAATATGCGTTTCGCGCTGCGGTGCCGCATGCGCGCCGGCCCACCTAATGCCGCGCATGCGAATCATCTTAGACGATGTTCGCTGTCAAGCCAACTGGAAGCGGCAATAGTAACGTGTAAAATGCGAGGTCTCGCCGAGATCAGGGTCGCGCGACGTCGGCGAGCTGGGGGATTGAGTGGAGCGGTCGCCAATCGTTGGCGTGCCAGCTTCCGTGTCGCGCGAGGCTGTCGAGCGTCACTTCTTGCGCTTGGTACAGCGCTTTCACGTGGTGCTTTCGTAACGACGCTGAATACATTCCGCGCACCCGGA
This region includes:
- a CDS encoding M48 family metalloprotease, with translation MRETIRDAARETREDLAHDAVKEGIEGAADAVHEKIAEKATLAKPEEVVAGVFDVFHGATKAADELGLKIIGLDTDEENQWGDKLAEAMRANSKLLEDPRALERIERTAAPLIKQCRRSRIRYTFAVLDDPEINACSILGGHVFVNRGLLEFAVGDAELQFVLGHEIAHVELKHCVKRMSYAARATQLASVTAGNLVAILHALVSAGYSEDEEFAADEWSARGMTSVGRSADEILSFIRRFNRFCDDHGLETRPSAKPETVLATVNRELGDHFRTHPPGRERLRRLELLTRSGK
- a CDS encoding ATP-binding protein, producing MSIGGDEADLREQVTKLKEQLAHAQRLTALGELVSTTTHEFNNVLMTIINYAKLGLRHKDAATHQKAFDKILQAGNRAARITNGILGFARNRSGSPEPTDMAKLVDDTLLLLEREMAKYRVAVERQIDEVPRARANPNQIQQVLVNLLINARQAMPQGGRVLVRLAYDREADMVDLAVRDSGCGIPPDVLPRIFEPFYTTKRGPDASGKGGTGLGLSACRDIVEAHQGRIRVESAVGKGTAFTIKLPAARAVTAAPVALPHITAGRAETTAAGVPTAQTTG